GTCGAAAGCGGTGATTGCCCGAGACTGGGAGGTGCTGACCGCGGAGCTTACAGTGCGATTCCGGCATCGCATTGCACCCGGCGAACAACTGCAAGTTCACGGATGGGTGGTGGAGAAGAGGCGGGGGCATATCAAGGCAGAAGCACTTGTCGAGGGTGGTGGGGAGGAGCGGGCGCACGCTTGGGGAACTTTTCTTGTGCCTGCCAGAAACTCAAGAGGAGATCGCGACATTACAGAGCGACAGTTGATCTGATCCCCTGAGCGGGATCGCAGGGCCGGAAGGGGGCTGTATGAGTTGGGCTAACATTGCAGGATGTGCGCTTCTGTTCGCTCTCGTGCTCTATGTGGTCGTACTATTTCGAGTCGCTTTGCGACCGAGCAAGACAGTTCGCCCGCCGGAAATGAAGTGCAAACTTCCATTCATCCTTTCCATCACCAGCCTGGACTGCGAATTTGCCACGATCTGGCAAACACAAATCCCTGCGCTGAAGATGCTGCAATCGTCAGGGAGGTATGGGGTGAGCGAGGCGTCTCTTGCTCCTGTATTCCGGCGCCTGGGGCGGAAGTATCCCGAACTATGCGATGGGGCCGAGTTCGAAGACTGGGTCAGCGCTTTGGAGCACGCGGGAGTCATCACGCGGAAAGGTACAACCGTGAAGATCACGGATAAGGGAATATTTGTGATCGAATTGCTCGAGAGCGGAGCAATGAAAGATTGCTACGAGACGGAATTTTATCAACTGCACCATTCCGGCTAGGTCAACCGAACAATCGAAGATGGTTCGAACCAGAGGACGAGGAACTTACGGGTGAGACAAGACCTAACGACTCTGTGCGAGGACCATTCCCACGGGCCCGCACTTTTGTGCTAAAGTCCCTGCACGGGTGAGGCCGCAGTTCTGCCAAAACAATTCAGCCAGCCAGGCAGGGTATGCCTCTGCGGAGGTGTTTGTGTGCCCAGACTGGTTGCTTCAGGCCGACGACCTCAGAGCCCGAATAACAGGCCCGTAGATTTCCAACTGGAGAAAAAGAGAATGAAAGCGAATTGTGTCGCCAGCACGACAGGGCCTTGGGTTCGGTTGATCCTAACAGTGGTCACCGTGGTAGCGATTGCGCTGCCTGTATTCGCCGATTCCAAATCGAAAGTTTCCGGGACCTTCTACGGAGAACCGCAGGCGGTTGCCGCCGGCACCGCGCGCTCCTATCTCACCATGAAGGAAGGGGTTCCGGTCGAGATAGGTTTTGAGTTAAGCGAAGAAGCTTTGCGGAGTATGCCGCCTGGTGAAAAATGGCAGCCGGGGCACGAGCACAAGATGACCGAATACCTGTTGCCGCTTCCAGCGGAAGCTGAAACTTCAATCGTCAAGGTGCTGGAACTGGACTGGCATCCGGGCGGGCACGAGCCTCCGGGTGTTTATGACGTGCCGCACTTCGATTTTCACTTCTACACGATCAGCCTTGCGGAGCGGAACGCGATCGACCCTGCCGATCCTGACTACATGAAAAAGGCAGAGCAGGTGCCGTCACCGGACCTACTCCCAGCCGGATGCGTGACCGCGACTCCGGTGACGCCAATTCCGCGCATGGGCGTTCACTGGGTGTACGGCGACGCCGAGGAATTACATGGAAAGCCATTCACGAAAACCTTCATTCACGGTTCGTGGCAGGGCCGAATGGTTTTTTACGAGCCGATGATCGCGAAGGCATTTCTGGAAAGCAAGCCGGATGTAACGGTGCAGATTGCCGCGGCGAAGTGTTATGAGCCGGCCGGGTATCATCCGACCACCTACAGGATTCGTTACGACGACGAGAGTCATACGTATCGTGTGTCGCTGGGAGGGTTCGCTTATCGGGGTTGCGAGTCGCGGACTAAAACGGCGTCCAATTCGGAGCATGACCACTAGGGCAAGCGGAGAACTGAAGATCGGGTAAACCGAAGAACGAAAGTCCCACGATCAAAGAGTAAAAACAACAACCCCGCCCTGGCGAAGCCAGGACGGGGCACCCGGCACTGTTTGAGAGTGGATCCGGGCTGGTGAACCGCCCCATGTTGCTGCCGTAGTATCGGGCTCCGAAGTAGTCCAGTCCGGTTTCCGAGTCGCGTTCTGTGCCGGTAGAACGTGATTGTTTTCGATTCAGCATCTCGCGATGATCATGCTACAGGGGGATGTCGGTGAGAGCGAGTGGATTCGAGAGGGAGAAATGCAGGTCACCTCGACTCCGCCGCGCAAAGGCGCGGCTGCGCTCGGGATGACGAGGTTTGGCACCGAGATCAGTGCGGCTGCGCTCGGGATGACGGTTTCTGGGAAAAGTAACAGAACGGCACGGCAGAAGCCGTGCCCCTTCAAAGCAACATCGACTTACGATTTAGCGAAGGACAGGTAGTTGCTGACGTTCTCCCAGAGAAGCTTCGGGAAGCTCTTGTCGAGGTTGGACCGAATTGCGACGTAGCACTGGTCGCACGTATTCGTATTCGTAAATTCCTTCACCATTCGCGCCTGTTCATTGAGCGGGTACTGCTGGAAGATCATCGAGCAGGGTTGCAGCGTTCCGTGTGCGCGGACTACCAGGAATCGATGTCCCGCCTTGCAACCGCCCATTCTGCCGGCATGAAAGAACTTGCGGGTTTCGTGCAGCGTTGTGGGCGCGCTGACGATCCAGTTGGTTTCGTCGCGGCGCGTGTTGATGCGATCGAACTCGGTGTTGAGCTGCACGAGTTGGTTGGGGTGCGGTGAAAGTTCCTTGTTGCCGGTACGCTTGGCGGAGTAGGAGCTGTAGCAGATGTTGACGCCCCATTCGCGCGCCTTGTCGGCCAGGGCATTGATGTAGGGCAGGTTCTCGCTGTGGATGCAGCAGTTGAGGACGATGTCGTCGTAGCCGTGCCTGGCCAGCTTGGGGACGACCTCGCTGAGGTGGTCGTAGAGTCCGGGAAGTCCGCGGAACTGGTCGTGGCGATCGTCGGGGAAGTCGAGGGAGACGGAGAACTGGTCGACGCCGGCTTCGCGGAGGGCGAGGTACTTCTCCTCGGTCATGAGCGACCAGTTGGAGACGAAGATGATGTAGGGAATGCTGGCGCCGTTCTTGACGTTGCGTACTATGTCGACGACGTCTTCGCGCATCAGCGGTTCGCCGCCGGAGATCTGGACGACAGCCGGCCGCAGCACCTTCATGTAGCGCTTGTAGTCCGCGGGCTTCATGTTGCGCGATTCGTCGCGCGGGCCGCCGTGGTCGCAATGCTTGCAGTAGGCGGTGCAGGAGTCGGTGACCTCGAAGGAGAGGACGATCGGTCGAGTTGTAAGCCAGTTGCGCGAGCCGCGAGCGATGATGCGAAGCGATTGCTTCAGGGAGACTTTTCGCATGATGTAGGCAGTATTCGCCGCAAGAATCGTAGCAGGAGCGATGTCCGCGATGGTGTGATAACGGTCACGAAAATGCGGATGCGAGGTTGCAGCGAATGGTAGGAAACAAGTAGCGAGTTGCGAGTAGCGCGTTGCGAGTGGAACCCCAAATCAAGCCATCGCCAGATCGATAATGTCGCTACGGCCTACTGCTGGCTACTGTCTCCACGATGCCTGCAATTACCTCTCGATCGGTCACATCGTAGCGATTCTCGGGCGGATAGAGTGCGCCGCCGAAGGTGACGTTTGGGCGGGATTCGCAGGAGGGATCGTGTTGGGGTTTCCACGCGGCAACGTGGAGTTCGCGACATTTCGTAACGCGCAGGACTTCGGGAATTGCGTAGGGCTTGATGCCGCCGCCGGGCATCACCGTGATGCGGTGGGCGGCGTGCTCCGTGAGGCGGCGGATGAGATCGAGGCCTTCGGGAACGGTATCCTGCTGGCCGCTGGTAAGGACTCGGGTGAAGCCGAGCGAGATGAGTTGCTCGAGGGCGCTGAATGGGTCGGGCGTGACGTCGATGGCGCGGTGGAAGACGGATTCGTGCCGCCCGGTGAGGTCGCGGAGAATGCGGTTGCGCGCGAGGTCGATGGTTCCGTCACGGTTGAGGATGCCGAAGACGATGCCGTCGGCGCCGGCGTCGAGCAGGGCGCGGGCGTCGTGCTGCATGGCGGCGAATTCAGCTTCGGTGTAGCAGAAGCCGCCGCCGCGCGGACGTACCATGGCGATGATTGGAATCTTCAGGCGACGTCGGGCCTCGATCATCGAGCCGATGGATGGTGTGAGGCCGCCGAGAAAGAGGCAGGAACAGAGTTCGACGCGTTGCGCTCCGCCGCGTTCGGCTTCAATGGCGTCGTCGAGCGAGCCGCAGCAGACTTCGAGAAGGACGGACATGGGAAGATGTTAAATGA
Above is a genomic segment from Terriglobia bacterium containing:
- a CDS encoding PaaI family thioesterase, which gives rise to MSTLIQNEIAGDTHRKQARLNPRCVICGAENPNGLHLHFNIDHSGAHADWMPTGQWESFEETVHGGIVGAVLDEAMSKAVIARDWEVLTAELTVRFRHRIAPGEQLQVHGWVVEKRRGHIKAEALVEGGGEERAHAWGTFLVPARNSRGDRDITERQLI
- a CDS encoding DUF5602 domain-containing protein, with protein sequence MKANCVASTTGPWVRLILTVVTVVAIALPVFADSKSKVSGTFYGEPQAVAAGTARSYLTMKEGVPVEIGFELSEEALRSMPPGEKWQPGHEHKMTEYLLPLPAEAETSIVKVLELDWHPGGHEPPGVYDVPHFDFHFYTISLAERNAIDPADPDYMKKAEQVPSPDLLPAGCVTATPVTPIPRMGVHWVYGDAEELHGKPFTKTFIHGSWQGRMVFYEPMIAKAFLESKPDVTVQIAAAKCYEPAGYHPTTYRIRYDDESHTYRVSLGGFAYRGCESRTKTASNSEHDH
- a CDS encoding copper homeostasis protein CutC, translated to MSVLLEVCCGSLDDAIEAERGGAQRVELCSCLFLGGLTPSIGSMIEARRRLKIPIIAMVRPRGGGFCYTEAEFAAMQHDARALLDAGADGIVFGILNRDGTIDLARNRILRDLTGRHESVFHRAIDVTPDPFSALEQLISLGFTRVLTSGQQDTVPEGLDLIRRLTEHAAHRITVMPGGGIKPYAIPEVLRVTKCRELHVAAWKPQHDPSCESRPNVTFGGALYPPENRYDVTDREVIAGIVETVASSRP
- a CDS encoding radical SAM protein — its product is MRKVSLKQSLRIIARGSRNWLTTRPIVLSFEVTDSCTAYCKHCDHGGPRDESRNMKPADYKRYMKVLRPAVVQISGGEPLMREDVVDIVRNVKNGASIPYIIFVSNWSLMTEEKYLALREAGVDQFSVSLDFPDDRHDQFRGLPGLYDHLSEVVPKLARHGYDDIVLNCCIHSENLPYINALADKAREWGVNICYSSYSAKRTGNKELSPHPNQLVQLNTEFDRINTRRDETNWIVSAPTTLHETRKFFHAGRMGGCKAGHRFLVVRAHGTLQPCSMIFQQYPLNEQARMVKEFTNTNTCDQCYVAIRSNLDKSFPKLLWENVSNYLSFAKS
- a CDS encoding RHS repeat-associated core domain-containing protein, with product MLNRKQSRSTGTERDSETGLDYFGARYYGSNMGRFTSPDPLSNSAGCPVLASPGRGCCFYSLIVGLSFFGLPDLQFSACPSGHAPNWTPF